In Candidatus Hydrogenedentota bacterium, the following are encoded in one genomic region:
- a CDS encoding HAMP domain-containing protein, which translates to MSLEVKVTLRLLALLLVSFAVVTTIVALMARGALREEAFERLASTADSQAARIAVDLNDAMGAARGLGKSLQGAITQRAQASRPAALAAMKAVLESNDFYFGVWAQFEPDGFDGRDAAFVNVDGYAADGAFLPYVLRENGGITIQASTGTYEEYKEEAYYTIPRDTGREAVMEPYIEPDADNALMTSVCVPVFDGERVVGVVGIDVLLNDFSRVVGEIKPFGDGYAFLLSQSGNFIGHPDKSKLSQAASENGISAAGLEAIPRGESSLVAQADPETGETVHIQFSPVRVGNAPTPWSMAVAGREASMMRAANRMTVIVALIGFAALVLCGLFTYITVRAITTPIKHVVARLRDIAEGEGDLTHRIDIKRSDEIGQLALWFNTFVDKLQHIIREVAAGTARLAQSADAMARDAQDAEAGAREVLETAQQASGATTGASANLEGVAAGVAEVSHSIDAVADGSGAVSNNLESVSAAVEEMSANMNTIAAAVEEMSSSVNTVASAVEEMSASLGEVSGNTRKAATLSGSVSEKASATAETVSALQDASSQISQVVDLIRGIAAQTNLLALNATIEAASAGEAGKGFAVVAHEVKELARQTRSATEEISAQVEHIQQSSRDSVAAINGISEGVVELNESFKVIASAVQEQTIAIHEITQNLGEAAKGAGEVSRNVQEAAAGATDISRNVSLASQSTTDIASRSGDVAGAANRVAGDSDEASHRMRDAAANVERIRNSARSAETRAESMRASAQDLQGLANRLQEIVGQFTV; encoded by the coding sequence ATGAGTCTGGAAGTCAAAGTCACCCTCCGCCTGCTGGCCCTGCTCCTTGTTTCCTTTGCCGTGGTGACGACCATCGTGGCGCTTATGGCCCGAGGCGCCCTGCGTGAAGAGGCCTTCGAGCGACTCGCCAGCACGGCGGACAGCCAGGCGGCGCGCATTGCGGTGGATCTGAACGATGCCATGGGCGCGGCGCGGGGGCTCGGCAAGTCGCTCCAGGGCGCCATCACCCAGCGGGCGCAGGCGAGCCGGCCCGCCGCACTGGCCGCCATGAAGGCGGTGCTCGAATCGAATGATTTCTACTTTGGCGTGTGGGCCCAGTTTGAGCCCGACGGCTTCGACGGGCGTGACGCGGCTTTCGTAAACGTGGACGGCTACGCGGCGGATGGCGCGTTTCTGCCCTATGTTCTCCGGGAGAATGGCGGAATTACCATTCAGGCCAGTACCGGTACCTACGAAGAATACAAGGAAGAGGCGTACTACACCATTCCCCGCGACACGGGCCGCGAGGCGGTGATGGAACCCTACATTGAGCCCGACGCGGACAACGCGCTGATGACTTCGGTGTGTGTGCCTGTCTTCGACGGCGAGCGGGTGGTGGGCGTGGTGGGCATCGATGTACTACTCAATGATTTCAGCCGGGTCGTGGGCGAGATCAAGCCTTTTGGCGATGGCTACGCCTTTCTCCTTTCCCAGTCGGGCAACTTCATCGGCCACCCGGACAAATCGAAGCTCAGTCAGGCCGCGTCCGAAAATGGCATAAGCGCGGCGGGCCTGGAAGCGATCCCCCGGGGTGAATCGAGCCTCGTTGCGCAGGCGGATCCGGAGACAGGCGAGACGGTGCATATCCAGTTTTCACCCGTGCGCGTGGGCAACGCGCCCACGCCGTGGTCCATGGCCGTGGCGGGCCGCGAGGCGAGTATGATGCGCGCGGCCAACCGCATGACCGTGATCGTGGCGCTCATCGGCTTCGCCGCCCTCGTCCTCTGCGGGTTATTCACGTATATCACCGTGCGCGCCATCACCACGCCCATTAAGCATGTGGTGGCGCGGCTGCGCGATATCGCCGAGGGTGAAGGCGATCTGACCCATCGCATCGACATCAAGCGCTCCGACGAGATAGGCCAACTGGCCCTGTGGTTCAACACGTTTGTAGACAAATTGCAGCATATCATCCGCGAAGTCGCCGCCGGCACCGCGCGGCTGGCCCAGTCGGCGGACGCCATGGCGCGCGACGCGCAAGACGCCGAAGCGGGCGCACGGGAAGTGCTTGAAACCGCCCAGCAGGCCTCCGGCGCCACCACGGGCGCCTCCGCGAATCTGGAGGGTGTGGCCGCGGGCGTGGCCGAGGTCAGTCACTCCATCGATGCCGTGGCCGATGGGTCCGGGGCCGTATCCAATAATCTCGAATCCGTCAGCGCCGCCGTCGAAGAAATGTCCGCCAACATGAACACGATCGCCGCCGCGGTGGAGGAGATGTCCTCCTCGGTCAATACGGTGGCTTCGGCGGTGGAGGAGATGTCCGCGTCTCTCGGCGAAGTCTCGGGCAACACGCGCAAGGCCGCGACGCTGTCGGGCAGCGTGTCCGAAAAAGCGTCGGCCACGGCGGAAACGGTCAGCGCATTGCAGGACGCCAGCAGCCAGATCAGTCAGGTGGTCGATTTGATCCGCGGCATCGCCGCGCAGACCAACCTGCTGGCCCTGAACGCCACCATCGAGGCGGCCTCCGCCGGCGAGGCGGGCAAGGGCTTCGCCGTGGTCGCCCACGAAGTGAAGGAACTCGCGCGCCAGACCCGGTCGGCCACGGAGGAGATCAGCGCGCAGGTGGAGCATATCCAGCAAAGTTCCCGTGACTCCGTGGCGGCGATTAACGGCATCAGCGAGGGCGTGGTCGAATTGAACGAATCTTTCAAGGTCATCGCCTCCGCCGTGCAGGAGCAGACCATCGCCATCCACGAGATCACGCAGAATCTCGGCGAGGCGGCGAAGGGCGCGGGGGAAGTCTCGCGCAATGTTCAGGAGGCGGCGGCGGGCGCCACGGACATCTCGCGCAACGTCAGCCTGGCCAGCCAGAGCACCACGGACATCGCGAGCCGTTCCGGCGACGTGGCGGGCGCGGCCAACCGGGTGGCGGGAGATTCCGACGAAGCCTCGCACCGCATGCGGGACGCCGCGGCCAACGTGGAGCGTATTCGCAATTCGGCCCGGAGCGCCGAGACCCGCGCGGAATCCATGCGCGCCTCGGCCCAGGACCTGCAAGGGCTGGCGAACCGGCTGCAAGAGATCGTGGGGCAGTTTACGGTGTAG
- a CDS encoding Gfo/Idh/MocA family oxidoreductase — MKPLSRRTFLHTSALATATFAIGRAGFAQQSPNSKVNVAGIGIGGMGAGNLGELSKNENIVALCDVDSVYAAPVFAQYPDAKRYSDFRVMLEKQPEIDAVLIATPDHTHAVIAKAAIEAGKHVYCQKPLTHDVFEARRLAAIAAASKVVTQMGIQGHSMSGGRQVAEWIQAGVIGEVREVDAWCDLSYYPWGHESWSCPVSARPVETPPVPDTLDWDLWIGPAPMRPYHPCYHPRTWRSWLHFGCGMMGDRGAHTLDPIVWALDLGAPISIDGSSTGQTDEMHSLASAVRYEFPAKGNRPAVAINWYDGLRPPRPSELGEKDVLGASDGGALFKGSKGYLTCGTYGQSPRLLPEARMKDFTPPAPTLRQIEGSHENEWCNAIRESRKANADFAYSGPLTEIALLGNIAKRMNTKLLWDSEKMEFTNVPEATQYVRQAYREGWSL; from the coding sequence ATGAAGCCCTTGAGCCGCCGCACCTTTCTCCACACCTCCGCCCTGGCCACGGCCACCTTTGCCATCGGGCGCGCGGGCTTTGCGCAGCAGTCACCCAACAGCAAGGTGAACGTCGCGGGCATTGGCATCGGCGGTATGGGCGCGGGGAATCTCGGCGAGCTCTCGAAGAACGAGAATATCGTGGCCCTGTGCGATGTGGACTCGGTCTACGCCGCGCCGGTTTTCGCACAGTACCCCGACGCAAAGCGGTACAGCGATTTCCGCGTGATGCTGGAGAAGCAGCCGGAGATCGACGCGGTGCTTATCGCCACGCCGGACCATACCCACGCGGTGATCGCGAAGGCGGCGATTGAAGCGGGCAAGCATGTGTATTGCCAGAAACCACTGACCCACGATGTTTTCGAGGCGCGACGCCTGGCGGCGATTGCGGCCGCGTCCAAGGTCGTCACCCAGATGGGTATCCAGGGGCACTCCATGTCGGGCGGTCGCCAGGTGGCCGAGTGGATCCAGGCGGGTGTCATCGGCGAGGTGCGCGAGGTGGACGCCTGGTGCGATCTGAGCTATTACCCCTGGGGCCACGAGAGCTGGAGTTGCCCCGTGAGCGCGCGGCCCGTGGAGACGCCGCCCGTGCCCGACACGCTCGACTGGGACCTGTGGATCGGCCCCGCGCCGATGCGCCCGTACCACCCTTGCTATCACCCGCGCACGTGGCGGAGCTGGCTGCACTTCGGTTGCGGCATGATGGGCGATCGCGGCGCGCATACGCTGGACCCCATCGTTTGGGCGCTCGATCTTGGCGCGCCCATCAGCATCGACGGCAGCTCTACCGGCCAGACGGACGAGATGCATTCCCTCGCTTCCGCGGTGCGCTATGAATTCCCCGCGAAGGGCAATCGCCCGGCGGTCGCCATCAACTGGTACGACGGCTTGCGTCCCCCGCGCCCGAGTGAGCTGGGCGAGAAAGACGTGCTCGGCGCTTCCGACGGCGGCGCGCTCTTCAAAGGCAGCAAGGGCTACCTCACCTGCGGCACCTACGGCCAATCGCCCCGGCTGCTGCCCGAAGCGCGAATGAAAGACTTCACACCACCCGCGCCAACCCTGCGCCAGATCGAAGGCAGCCACGAAAACGAATGGTGCAATGCGATTCGCGAGAGTCGCAAGGCCAACGCGGATTTCGCCTACTCCGGCCCGCTTACGGAGATCGCGCTGCTCGGCAACATCGCCAAACGCATGAACACCAAGCTGCTGTGGGATTCGGAAAAGATGGAATTCACCAACGTGCCCGAGGCCACGCAATACGTGCGCCAGGCCTACCGCGAAGGCTGGAGTCTGTAG
- a CDS encoding alpha-L-fucosidase has product MNRFLALALLTVLAPFAASAQPAMLPHADNTWFKDAKFGIFVHWGLYALHGTNSKGPYVSWAMHDEQIPVEVYSKYADQFNPTAFDADAWMKMVRRAGAKYMTFTSKHHEGFAMFDSALTDYDSMDRAAKRDIVKELVAAARANDVKISFYYSTLDWYRPDFKANLPKYIDEFMFGQVRELCTNYGPIDGIWFDGEWDHPAETWRAPELVNMIRTLQPNALINDRLGKGVRGVTPLADFYTREQMSEIGEKTEAEEKEVRPWEACLTMGIAWGYRRDDGPAKSSTELIRTLVDVVSRGGNLLLNVGPRPDGTVPEHLVARLNDIGAWLMVNGEAIYGTRKANGITASSGKLTAKGDTLFLHLESRDADTVTLTGLKRSINSARLLETGEVLKVDDTAKSIVLPAKLPDPVVSVIAVELGA; this is encoded by the coding sequence ATGAACCGATTCCTTGCCCTCGCCCTCCTCACCGTTCTGGCGCCCTTCGCCGCAAGCGCCCAGCCCGCCATGCTGCCCCACGCGGACAACACCTGGTTCAAGGACGCCAAGTTCGGCATCTTCGTCCACTGGGGCCTCTACGCCCTCCACGGCACGAATTCCAAAGGCCCCTATGTCTCCTGGGCCATGCACGACGAGCAGATCCCCGTCGAGGTCTATTCCAAGTACGCGGATCAGTTCAATCCCACCGCTTTCGATGCGGACGCGTGGATGAAAATGGTGCGACGCGCGGGCGCGAAGTACATGACCTTCACAAGCAAGCACCACGAGGGCTTTGCGATGTTCGACAGCGCGTTGACGGACTACGATTCCATGGACCGCGCGGCGAAGCGCGACATTGTAAAGGAGCTCGTCGCGGCGGCCCGGGCGAACGATGTAAAGATTTCGTTCTACTACTCCACCCTCGACTGGTACCGGCCGGACTTCAAAGCGAACCTGCCGAAATACATCGACGAGTTTATGTTTGGTCAGGTGCGTGAACTTTGCACAAACTATGGCCCCATCGACGGCATCTGGTTCGACGGCGAATGGGATCACCCGGCGGAAACCTGGCGCGCGCCGGAGCTGGTGAACATGATTCGCACGCTCCAGCCGAATGCCTTAATCAATGATCGCCTGGGCAAAGGCGTGCGCGGCGTCACGCCCCTGGCCGACTTCTACACCCGCGAGCAGATGTCCGAAATCGGCGAGAAGACCGAGGCGGAAGAGAAAGAAGTCCGCCCCTGGGAGGCCTGCCTCACCATGGGCATCGCCTGGGGCTATCGCCGGGACGACGGTCCGGCCAAGAGCAGCACCGAGCTTATTCGCACCCTCGTGGACGTGGTGAGCCGGGGCGGGAATCTCCTGCTCAACGTGGGCCCACGGCCTGACGGCACCGTGCCCGAGCACCTCGTGGCGCGCCTGAACGACATCGGCGCATGGCTGATGGTAAACGGCGAGGCCATCTACGGTACCCGCAAGGCCAACGGCATCACCGCCTCCAGCGGCAAGCTCACGGCGAAGGGCGACACGCTCTTCCTGCACCTCGAATCACGCGATGCGGACACGGTGACATTGACCGGCCTGAAGCGCTCAATCAATAGCGCCAGGCTGCTGGAAACGGGTGAAGTGTTGAAGGTGGATGACACCGCGAAGTCGATTGTGCTACCGGCGAAGTTGCCCGATCCCGTGGTGTCGGTGATTGCAGTGGAATTGGGCGCGTAG
- a CDS encoding zeta toxin family protein, whose translation MRVFAGPNGSGKSTLNSVLPSYLLGLYLNADDVEASLKGQGYVDLSRFGLESPLLGIHEFLTASPLFLRSGVDVVPRGGVVVEGTRVLLADKLRNSYAAAALVEYVREELLRKGVSFTFETVMSHQSKVLFMEKALAAGFRVYLYYIATSNPSINVARVKNRVQSGGHAVPEDKILSRYGQSLKLLYDAIRNSSRAYIFDNSADAADIVWIAKCTDGIEIELQVEDVPDWFARHVLDRFESG comes from the coding sequence ATGCGGGTCTTTGCGGGACCGAATGGTTCGGGCAAGAGCACCCTCAATTCCGTATTGCCCTCCTACCTGCTCGGTCTGTATTTGAACGCGGATGACGTCGAGGCATCCTTGAAAGGTCAGGGGTATGTGGATCTGTCACGCTTTGGACTTGAATCGCCGCTGCTGGGAATCCATGAATTTCTCACCGCCTCCCCATTGTTCTTAAGGTCTGGCGTCGACGTCGTGCCGCGAGGCGGAGTTGTTGTTGAAGGAACACGGGTTCTGCTCGCGGACAAACTGCGCAATTCTTATGCGGCGGCGGCTCTGGTGGAATATGTTCGGGAAGAGCTTCTTCGCAAAGGAGTTTCTTTCACTTTTGAAACCGTTATGTCCCACCAATCCAAAGTCCTTTTCATGGAAAAAGCGCTGGCCGCAGGTTTTCGCGTCTATCTCTACTACATCGCCACGTCGAATCCCAGTATCAATGTGGCCCGGGTTAAGAATCGTGTCCAATCCGGAGGTCACGCCGTTCCGGAGGATAAAATTCTGAGCCGCTACGGACAGTCGCTGAAACTACTTTACGATGCAATTCGCAACTCGAGTCGCGCGTATATTTTTGATAACTCGGCCGATGCCGCAGACATTGTGTGGATCGCAAAGTGCACCGATGGGATTGAGATCGAGCTCCAGGTGGAGGACGTACCCGACTGGTTTGCGCGGCACGTATTGGATCGATTCGAAAGTGGTTGA
- a CDS encoding Hsp70 family protein — MGKYYCGVDFGTSNSSVALSDGAQVRVLSLDDSNDSPTSLPSLLYITSEGEKIIGRGAANAFIDRNVDREVLLQQVDLGISIEAYVASEPDKSEGYRPHTTDGTAREAVRARAVVEVNSPGRLFQSLKTLMRHDGFRGTEVFGTHYQIEELVAMILRPMKEAADREAGESIDRAVFGRPVRFSERDFENETAERRLRTAAELAGFKEVTFFYEPVGACVEYAMVAEQRQRLMVVDIGGGTCDVCIMEFGNAHGFHDRLAESKILSVAGVPVAGDAIDKEIIRSKLFPVFGSRARYGPNRLPMPQYLYNQILDWQNLYKLNNEETINWLIAAESTSDNPAALRALRCLIQRNFGYPVSREVEAAKRRLSVDLETEIKIEKEAIQIHERLERVEFAHIIEYNLEKMLQSIEEAEKLAGIKSSEVDLVLTTGGTSLIPAIQSMLAERFGQEKLKQRDTFTSVATGLAIVAQYA; from the coding sequence GTGGGGAAGTATTACTGCGGTGTCGACTTCGGCACTTCGAATTCCAGCGTCGCCCTCTCGGACGGCGCCCAGGTGAGAGTCCTGTCCCTGGACGACTCCAACGACAGCCCGACGTCCCTGCCCTCCCTGCTGTACATCACCAGCGAAGGCGAGAAAATCATCGGCCGCGGCGCCGCGAACGCCTTCATTGACCGCAATGTGGACCGGGAAGTATTGCTGCAGCAGGTGGACCTCGGTATCAGTATTGAGGCCTATGTGGCGTCCGAGCCCGACAAGAGCGAGGGCTACCGTCCCCATACGACCGATGGCACGGCCCGCGAGGCGGTGCGCGCCCGCGCCGTGGTGGAGGTCAATTCGCCCGGCCGGCTTTTTCAGTCGTTGAAAACGCTCATGCGCCACGATGGTTTCCGGGGCACTGAAGTCTTCGGCACCCACTACCAGATTGAAGAGCTCGTGGCCATGATCCTGCGCCCCATGAAGGAAGCGGCGGATCGGGAAGCGGGCGAGAGCATTGATCGGGCGGTCTTCGGCCGTCCCGTGCGCTTTTCCGAACGGGATTTCGAGAATGAGACGGCGGAGCGGCGGCTGCGCACGGCGGCCGAGCTGGCGGGCTTCAAGGAAGTGACCTTCTTTTACGAGCCCGTGGGCGCCTGTGTGGAGTATGCGATGGTGGCGGAACAGCGCCAGCGCCTCATGGTGGTGGACATCGGCGGCGGCACCTGCGACGTCTGCATCATGGAATTCGGCAACGCTCATGGCTTTCATGACCGCCTGGCGGAGAGCAAGATCCTGAGTGTGGCCGGCGTTCCCGTGGCGGGCGACGCCATCGACAAGGAAATCATCCGCAGCAAGCTGTTCCCGGTCTTCGGCAGCCGCGCGCGCTACGGCCCCAACCGGCTGCCCATGCCCCAGTACCTGTACAACCAGATTCTGGACTGGCAGAACCTCTACAAGCTCAACAACGAAGAGACCATCAACTGGCTCATCGCGGCGGAGTCCACGTCGGACAATCCCGCGGCCCTGCGGGCGTTGCGCTGCCTGATTCAGCGCAACTTCGGTTATCCCGTGAGTCGCGAAGTGGAAGCGGCGAAGCGCCGCCTTTCGGTGGATCTCGAAACGGAGATCAAGATCGAAAAAGAAGCTATCCAGATTCACGAGCGGCTGGAGCGGGTGGAGTTTGCCCACATTATCGAGTACAACCTGGAGAAGATGCTCCAGAGTATCGAAGAGGCGGAGAAGCTCGCGGGCATCAAGTCCAGCGAAGTGGACCTCGTGCTGACCACGGGCGGCACCAGCCTGATCCCCGCGATCCAGTCCATGCTTGCGGAGCGTTTCGGCCAGGAAAAGCTGAAGCAGCGCGACACCTTCACCAGCGTGGCTACGGGCCTGGCCATCGTGGCGCAGTACGCTTAA